CTGGAATGGTGAAGCCGGGCGTCGTTGTCCGGTTCATCAACTAAAGGTATCGGCCGCCGTGTTCCGATCGAGTTCCACACAAGCCATTATGCGATTTTCATAGTACATATACTCAGAACATCGGCATAGCGGGCAAGCTCAGCGCCGATATCCCAGAGCCCGGGATTGATCTCTCGCCACCGTTCTTTTTCTGCGATTCTAAAGCGGTGGCGTGATGATTTCCATGGAGAGATCGCCCTCAAATTCGTCAAGGGTATTCGCTGTAGCTTTCATGCAGTGTTCCGATTTAGATTGATTTCAAACCGCTAGCGTCAGTCATGGAGTATCCGAATTTTGGGTCAAAGCCATTCCGGTTGACCCTAGTCGAGATTGAGCGGAAGCTGGTTGGCATCGGGTTCCAGCGCTCCATACATTAATAGTGCCTAATCTAAAGTCTCTCGAAATTGGGGAGAAGGGATGGCGAAAGATCGCATCGAACGGCGGCTTGCCGCGATTATGGCCACAGATATCGTCGGATACTCTCGTCTGATTGAGATAGACGAAACGGATACGCTCGGTTCTATCAAACGGCTTCAATCCGCCATATTCAACCCGACAATTTCCTCCCATGGCGGTCGTCTCTTAAAATTGATGGGCGACGGTGCACTCGTGGTGTTCAATTCCGCTGTAGACGCGCCTTGGCGCTCCTTATAGGTCAATTGGAATTCGCGTGTGCAGCGGTCCACACGAACAGGCGCAGTCTTAGGTTTGAGTACAACGCAACAACCGAATGATTCGGTCAGCGAATTGTCATTGGCCGCTCAGTGATCTTATGGCGGCAAACCTGCTATTATTAACGCACGGCCTAGCCCCTGGGCCTTCTCCCGATCGCGATAATACTCACGACTAATGAAGTCCGAGGCGGTGAGATCTGGCTTGCCGCCGACAGCTTCTCGGACCATTCGACTGGCTTCGTCGGCTCGATTAAGTGCCCCAAGCGCAGCTGCCCGATAGAGGCGCGATCGAATGGTCTGAAACGTGAGTTTACCGAGAGATTCGACGGATTCGGCGTAG
The Phyllobacterium zundukense DNA segment above includes these coding regions:
- a CDS encoding adenylate/guanylate cyclase domain-containing protein, with translation MAKDRIERRLAAIMATDIVGYSRLIEIDETDTLGSIKRLQSAIFNPTISSHGGRLLKLMGDGALVVFNSAVDAPWRSL